A single region of the Desulfocurvibacter africanus subsp. africanus DSM 2603 genome encodes:
- a CDS encoding phosphatidylglycerophosphatase A, which produces MADSSKLQARVLPMTMLDKAAYALATLWPLGHAPKAPGTAGALFAALLAPWLFMPLPTWGRLAVLAMVFVLGGLAATRVERVTGRKDPGCVIVDELLGQWVTYLPFAQLEFWQLLVGFSLFRLFDITKPWPVCRSETCMPDGFGIMIDDAVAALYAAACLWLVVSLEAWLFI; this is translated from the coding sequence ATGGCGGACAGCTCCAAGCTCCAGGCCCGCGTGTTGCCCATGACCATGTTGGACAAGGCCGCGTACGCCCTGGCCACGCTTTGGCCTCTGGGGCACGCTCCCAAGGCTCCCGGCACCGCGGGCGCGCTGTTCGCTGCTTTATTAGCGCCCTGGCTGTTCATGCCTTTGCCCACTTGGGGGCGACTGGCGGTGTTGGCCATGGTCTTTGTGCTCGGAGGCCTGGCCGCCACGCGCGTGGAGCGCGTCACGGGTCGCAAGGATCCGGGTTGCGTGATCGTGGACGAATTGCTCGGCCAGTGGGTAACCTATCTGCCATTCGCTCAGCTCGAATTCTGGCAGCTGCTCGTGGGATTCTCCCTGTTTCGTCTCTTCGATATCACAAAGCCCTGGCCCGTATGCCGCTCCGAGACGTGCATGCCTGACGGCTTCGGCATCATGATCGACGATGCCGTGGCCGCATTGTATGCCGCCGCCTGCCTGTGGCTCGTCGTAAGCCTGGAAGCCTGGCTCTTCATCTGA